AGCCGGATCTCGGTCACCGTCGAGAAGATGAAGACCAGCGCGCTCTGATCGCCGCTGGTTTCGACCGGACCAGCAAACGGCCGCTTCCCTTCGGAAGCGGCCGTTTTCGTTTCCGCCTTTTCGCTGTCTCGGCGGCGAGTTGAGGCCTCCGCCCTTGCCCTCGGCGACGGCGATGCCATATTCTTCCCCTATGCAGCAGCACCGGAAAATCGTCGGGATGACAACGCGCAAGGATGGCGAGGACGAAGGGAACGGCCTGGGCGTCGCAACCCGCACGCGCACGCGGACCCGCAAGCCTTCGCTCTACAAGGTGTTGATGCTCAACGACGACTATACCCCGATGGAGTTCGTCGTTCTCGTGCTGCAGCGCTTTTTCCGGATGAACATGGAAGATGCGACTCGGGTCATGCTCCACGTCCACCAGAAGGGCGTCGGCGTGTGCGGCGTGTTCACCTATGAAGTTGCCGAGAGCAAGGTGGCACAGGTGATCGATTTCGCGCGCGAGAATCAGCACCCGCTGCAATGCACGCTCGAGAAGGCCTGACCGCCCTTATACGCGCCTGACCGCCCCGGGGCTCAGCCGCGCGGGGCCGGAAACCAGCTCGTATCGAGTTCGGCGAAGCGGTTGAAATAGGCGGAAGCCTGTGCCAGCGCCCGTTCGTCGACGATCGTCACCGAGCCGTTGCGCCGCTCGATCATGCCTTCCTCGGCCAGCGCGCGCATCATGCGGTTCACATGTACCGCTGTCAGCCCGGTCGCGTCGCCAATCTCTTCCTGCGTCAGGATCAGCTCGAAGCTGTTGGTCACGTCCTTGCGCATGAAGCGGATGCGGTGGAGCATGTCCAGGAGCAGCGCACCGACACGCGCGCGCGCCGAGGTTCGGCCCAGCGACGCAAGGCGGTCGGTCAGCGACACACGCTCTGCCTGCGATACCGCGAACAGCAAGGCGGCGACGCGCGGGTGATCATCGAACAGCGTGCGCAGCGCCTGCTTTTCGAAGGGGCAGACCACCGCGTCGGTGATCGCGGTCAGCGATTCGGCGGCGTCGCGATAGGCGATGTTGGATGAACCGATCAGGTCGCCGGGAAAGTGCAGCCGGAGGATCTGGCGGCTGCCGTCGTCCAGATAGACATAGCTCATCATCCAGCCGTGGCGCAGGACGTAGATCTCATCGCTGCCGTCATTCTCCCGTCGCAGCATCTGGCCGCGCTTGAGCGTTCGCTCACGCTCCTCCAGCCGGGCAAGCGCTGCGCGCTCCTTTTCGGTAAGATCAAGGAAATGGCCCAGCCGCTCGGCAAAACAGCTTCCCGTCAATGCCCCCGTGCTCCATCTGTTGTTTGGCTTCCGTAACAACGCATGGGGAGCGGATTGGCTGCCGGCATTAACAATGATCAACCGACACAAAATATAGACGGGCCGTTCCAAGGCGTTGCGCCGACATCGATGGCTCGGGTTGCGGAGTGCAGCCTAATCGCGGATAGGCGGCGGATGGACCGCATCATCATTCGCGGCGGCCGGCCGCTTGCCGGGCGCCTTCCGATCTCTGGAGCCAAGAACGCCGCGTTGACGCTGCTGCCCTGCGCGCTGCTGACCGACGAGCCGCTGACGCTGCGCAACCTGCCGCGGCTTGCCGATGTCGACGGCTTCGGCCACCTGCTCAACCAGCATGGCGTATCGACCACCGTCGAAGGCGGGCGGCCGGAGGATTTCGGCCGGGTGATGACGCTGCGCGCCGCCAAGATCACCTCGACGGTCGCGCCCTATGACATCGTGCGCAAGATGCGCGCCTCGATTCTGGTGCTCGGCCCGCTCGTCGCGCGCGCCGGTGAGGCGACGGTGTCGCTGCCCGGCGGCTGCGCGATCGGCAACCGTCCGATCGACCTTCACCTCAAGGCGCTGGAAGCGCTGGGTGCGGAGATCGAGCTGGCGGCGGGCTATGTAAAGGCGACCGCGCCCGGCGGCCGGCTGCCCGGCGGCAAGGTGATCTTCCCGTTCGTCTCGGTGGGCGCGACCGAGAATGCGGTGATGGCGGCGGTGCTCGCCCGCGGCCAGTCGGTGATCGAGAACGCCGCGCGCGAGCCCGAGATCGTCGATCTGTGCCGTTGCCTCGTCGCGATGGGCGCATCGATCGAGGGGATCGGCACCGAGACACTGGTGATCGAGGGGCGTGAGCGCCTGTATGGCGCCACCTATCGCGTCATGCCCGATCGCATCGAGGCGGGCAGCTATGCCTGCGCGGCGGCGATCACCGGCGGCGAACTCGATCTGGTCGGCGCGCGCGCGGACGACATGACCGCGGTGCTCGCAGCGCTGCGCGAGGCGGGTGCCAAGGTCGAGGAGCGCGCCGGCGACGTGATCCACATCTCCGCCAATGGCGGCATTCACGGCATCAGCCTGTCGACCGCGCCCTATCCTGCGTTTCCCACCGACATGCAGGCGCAGTTCATGGCGATGCTGACCTTGGCAGACGGCGCCAGCCTGCTGACCGAAACGATCTTCGAGAACCGCTACATGCACGTGCCCGAACTGGCGCGGATGGGGGCGGATATCCAGGTCCAGGGGCGCAGCGCGATGGTGCGCGGCGTGAAGGAACTCACCGGTGCACCGGTGATGGCGACCGACCTGCGCGCGTCGATGAGCCTGGTGCTCGCCGGGCTCGCCGCCAAGGGCGAGACGCAGGTGCAGCGCATCTACCATCTCGATCGCGGCTATGAGCGGCTCGAGGAAAAGCTGCAGGCGGTGGGTGCGGACATCGAGCGGATCGGCGGCGACTGATCGCGGTACCGGCCCCGCCCGGCCCACACTGCGCGCCGGATTTCCATACCCTGAGCTTCGGCGCTTTGCCGGGCTAGGCACTGGCATCGACAAGGACTAGTTTCCTTAGCCGATGAACCACGCGGGAAAGGCCATTTCGCGCATGGTCCGGGGGCAGGCCAGCCGATCGGGGCCGGAAAATCAGGGGTAATGGATGTCGGTGCAGGTGGAAGAACAGGGCAAGGACGCTGGCATCAAGGGCGCGCAGACGCTGATGCGCGCGCTCGACATCCTCGATGAGGTGATCGGCGGCCCGGTGAAGGCCGTCGAACTGGCGCGCAAGCTCGATCTCAGCAAGACGACGACGCATCGCCTGGCGCAGGCGCTGAAGTCGCGCGATTATCTCGCGGCGACGCGCGACGGCTATTCGCTCGGCCCCAAGCTGCTGCAACTCGGTGCGATGGCGCTGGAGCAGACCGACTTCGTGCAGGTCGCGCGGCCGTTGATGGAATCGCTCTCCGACCGCACCGGGTTCTGCGTGTTCGTCGGCAAGCGCGAAGGCGATTGGTCACGCCATCTCGAACGCGTGACCGGGCGGCAGCGGCTGCGCGTATCGACGTCGCCGGGAGACCGGCGGCCGATCGTCGAGACCGGCCTCGGCAAGGCATTGCTGCTCGACGAGGATCTCGCCACGCTCGAACGCATCTACCGCCATGTGAAGGGCGACGCGATCGAGGCACCGAAGATGGCGGCGTGGTTGGAGGAGATGCAGGGGCATATCAGCCGCGGCGTCGTGCTCCACGCCAGCGATCTTGGCGATGGCGTGCGTTCGATCGCGGCGCCGGTGCGCGACGCGATGGGCCGCATCTGCATCGCCTTGTCGATTGCGGGGGCCGCGCTTTACCTCAGCGACGATGTGATGGTGTCGCTATCGGAAGAGGTCCAGCGCACCGCCGCCGAGATCAGCGCCGGCTGCGGCTATCGCCCGATAACGCGCTGATCGCCCGATAACGCGCTGATCGCCCGATAACGCGCTGATCGCGCTTTTCTGTGGCGCTCGCCGTTGCGGACAGTAACGGGCGGCGGCAGATCTTCTGTCAGGCCAATTGAATTGGCCGATCGACGGCAGATCGATCGAGTTGTCTGTCATGTCATGACATAAGGTGCTGATATGAGCGCGTATATGACTATGGTAGCGCTAATTTCCATTGACCTCTGCCGGACCGGCGCCTAGCACTTTGCCATCGAAAGAGCGGCCAAAGAGCCGTCCGCGCACCGGCGCGGTCAGGGAAGGGAGAAGAATGTTCGATGGACATTCATGCCAATGGCGTCCGTCGCCATGTCGACAGCACAGATCGTGATAGCGTGAACGCGGCCCACCTCACGCCGGCGCAGGTGCGCGTGATGCACGGCGTGCGCTCCGGCATGCTCAACCGCCAGATCGCCGAGGATCTCGGTATCGCCGAAGCAACGGTGAAGGCGCACATGACCGCGCTGATGCGCAAGCTCAACGTCCGCAACCGCACGCAGGTGGCGATCATGGCGCAAAGCCTGGCGGAACTGCAGTAAGCGGCGTTCCGCGAGATCGACTTTCCGCCTTTCTTCGAACAACCGCTGATTTCCTTGCCGGCGTGAGCATCGGGCAGGGCAGCTTCGGGCTGCCTATCGGTTCAACCGATTGAGTATTTGCGCGCGCAGGCGCCGCGCAGCCGCCGGATCGAGCGGGGCCGCCAGTGCGCCCCGGGCCTGGTCGGGCAGGTGCGCGCCCGCGCGCTCCCCCGCACCGAACACATAATAGTCGAACAGCGCATGCCACGCAGCCTTTTCCGCCGCCGGGCGGTCGCGCAGGCTGAGCAGCGCGTGGAGCAGGCTGGCCTGCGGATTGTCGGCGTGCGCGGGCGCGTCGTTCCACCAGTAATTGACGAGGATGTTGAAGTCGCAGAGCGCCTCCACCTGGTGCCACCACAGCGCCGGATAGATGAGCGCGTCGCCCGGCTCCAATTCGGCGACGACGGCTGCCGCAAGCGCATCGCGATAACCCGGATAGCGCGCAAGATCCGGCGCCGCCGGATCGACCATCGACACGACCTGGCCGCCCGGTGTCGGCTCCAGCGGGCCGGGATAGAGGTTCGCGATCTGGTCGGGCGGGAACAAGGTGAAGCGGCGGCGGCCGGCGACGCAACAGGCGATGTTGTTGGAGATATCGTAATGCGCGGCGGCGACGGTGCGGTTGCCGATCCAGATGCTGGCGAGCGGCGCGTGCGCGGCGATCGGGCCGAGCGGCAGATCATTCTCGGCACGGAAGCCGGGCAAATAGAGGTCGAGGTCGGTCGAGCCGATATAGAGCGCGGGGGCGTCCGCCGCTGCAGCGCCGCTGCCGGCCGCGATCCGATCGAGGACATCGCCGAGCTTCACCCGTGCGGCGGTGAAGTTCAGCCCGGTCAGCGTCGCGTCGTAGAAAAAGCGGCCGCCGATCTCCGGCGCGCCGGTATAGGCGGTCACCGGGCGATCGCCTTCGAAGCGCTTGAGGCTGCCGATCGCCTCGGCAGTGGACCGTCGTGCCGCGGCGACGATCGGCCAGTCGCGCGCCACGCCGCGCAGGATCGCCGGTTCGCCGGCTGCGATCAGCGCGGCGAACGGAATCGCCTCCGCTGCGATATCGTCGAGCGCGCGTGCCGGTCGCGCCATCTCAGGCGCCGTCCCGCCGCCGCTTGAGGTCGATCAGGCGATGGACATTGCCGAGCGACGCCGAGGCGAGCATCGCCGGGCGCAGGAAGCCGGCCCGGTTGAGCGCCTCGAGCGCCGCGCCGGGCAGCGCCGCCAGCCGGTGCTCGACCACCGCATGGACGCCGGGTACGGCATAATGGCGCTCCTCATCGAGCGCCACGTCGAGCTCGACCGGCTCGAGCAGGCCATGTGCATCCCAGGCGGCGTAGAGCGGCTGCGCCATCTCCATGCCGACATAGATCGTCCTGAGCGTGGCCGAGACCCGTTCGAGCGCGGGCGCGTTGCCGCCCTGCGGCAGGAACAGCGGCACGCCCTCGTCCCGGCCGATCCGCCGATCGTCGAGATCGACGTGGATCATCGGTTCGCGCCGGTCCGGATCGTCCGCGGCGGGCGTCATCACGATCGAGAAGGGCCCGCGCCGCTGCAGCGCCGGCACATAGCGCGTGGTCCAGCCGGTGGGGCCGAGGAACAGATTCTCGTCGCGGTCGAGGCCGAGCAGCACCACCGCCTGGACGCCGCCGGCGTCATTGCGCCGGAACAGGATCGGGAAATCGCGCTGCGCCTCCTCGAACTCGGTCGGGAAGACCAGCATCTGGTTCACCGCATCGCCGAAGCCCGCGTGGTAGCCGGGCCTGAGCCTGAGGTCATGATGGTCGATATTGTTGAGAAGAACCTTGTTCGTCACGGATGACCTTCGACATAGCCTGCCGGCGAACCTAACCGATGGCGACCGGAAGGGAAGGGCGCGCCGGCTCGACGCGCCCTCCCGCTCGGCTCAGAACCGGTAGCGTGCACCCAGCAGGATGCGAGGCTTCAGTTCCTGCGCGAAATAGAGCTGCTTGGTGTCGCGCGCATAGGTGCGCACCGGCTCGCTCAGGATGTTGATCGCTTCCAGCGACACCGCGATATTCTCGGTGATGTCGTAGCTCAGATTGGCGTCGAGCGTGCCGAACGGCGCGTAGAACACCGGGTTGCGGCTGCCGCCGCGGTTGGTGGCGGAGAGATATTTGTCGCGCCAGTTGTAGGAGACGCGCGCCGAGGCACCATATTTCTCGAAGATGCCGGTGATGTTGAAGCTGTCGCTGAGACCCACCAGTGCGAACACGTTCTGCGTTGGATCCGCGCCGACATCGACGCTCACATCACCCGAAACCTTGGTGAAGGATCCCGAGATACCGAAGCCGGTTTCCCCGAAGAAATGCTGTCCCTGGATTTCGAAGCCGTGGACATTGCCCTGCCGGTTGTTGATCGGGGTGGATACCGAGAACTCGAACAGCGGATCGGTGCCGTCGGCAAGAACGTCGCGCCGCGCCAGCACCTGGTCGACGAACGCCTGATCGAGCACGCCGTTGTTGATGTTGGCCTGGAGCTGCGCCGTTGCCGCGGCGAGGTTGCCGTTATTCTCGTCGAGCAGCGCGGTCAGCGTGAACAGGCTGACGTCGCTGACGGTGATGCCGAGCGTCTGCAACTGCGTGAGCGCCGTACCCGATCGGGAGCCGGGCGCACCCGAACTCGGATCGCGCAAGCCGAACAGGTTCAGCGTTTCCTGCCCGACGCCGACGAAATTCTTCACCTTCTTCGCGAAGAAGCCCACCGACACGTAGCTGGACCGTGCATAATAATATTCCAGCGAGATGTCGAAATTGTCCGAAACGAGCGGCTTCAGATTGGTGTTGCC
The window above is part of the Sphingomonas sanxanigenens DSM 19645 = NX02 genome. Proteins encoded here:
- the clpS gene encoding ATP-dependent Clp protease adapter ClpS, translating into MTTRKDGEDEGNGLGVATRTRTRTRKPSLYKVLMLNDDYTPMEFVVLVLQRFFRMNMEDATRVMLHVHQKGVGVCGVFTYEVAESKVAQVIDFARENQHPLQCTLEKA
- a CDS encoding Crp/Fnr family transcriptional regulator, whose amino-acid sequence is MTGSCFAERLGHFLDLTEKERAALARLEERERTLKRGQMLRRENDGSDEIYVLRHGWMMSYVYLDDGSRQILRLHFPGDLIGSSNIAYRDAAESLTAITDAVVCPFEKQALRTLFDDHPRVAALLFAVSQAERVSLTDRLASLGRTSARARVGALLLDMLHRIRFMRKDVTNSFELILTQEEIGDATGLTAVHVNRMMRALAEEGMIERRNGSVTIVDERALAQASAYFNRFAELDTSWFPAPRG
- the murA gene encoding UDP-N-acetylglucosamine 1-carboxyvinyltransferase; translation: MDRIIIRGGRPLAGRLPISGAKNAALTLLPCALLTDEPLTLRNLPRLADVDGFGHLLNQHGVSTTVEGGRPEDFGRVMTLRAAKITSTVAPYDIVRKMRASILVLGPLVARAGEATVSLPGGCAIGNRPIDLHLKALEALGAEIELAAGYVKATAPGGRLPGGKVIFPFVSVGATENAVMAAVLARGQSVIENAAREPEIVDLCRCLVAMGASIEGIGTETLVIEGRERLYGATYRVMPDRIEAGSYACAAAITGGELDLVGARADDMTAVLAALREAGAKVEERAGDVIHISANGGIHGISLSTAPYPAFPTDMQAQFMAMLTLADGASLLTETIFENRYMHVPELARMGADIQVQGRSAMVRGVKELTGAPVMATDLRASMSLVLAGLAAKGETQVQRIYHLDRGYERLEEKLQAVGADIERIGGD
- a CDS encoding IclR family transcriptional regulator, coding for MSVQVEEQGKDAGIKGAQTLMRALDILDEVIGGPVKAVELARKLDLSKTTTHRLAQALKSRDYLAATRDGYSLGPKLLQLGAMALEQTDFVQVARPLMESLSDRTGFCVFVGKREGDWSRHLERVTGRQRLRVSTSPGDRRPIVETGLGKALLLDEDLATLERIYRHVKGDAIEAPKMAAWLEEMQGHISRGVVLHASDLGDGVRSIAAPVRDAMGRICIALSIAGAALYLSDDVMVSLSEEVQRTAAEISAGCGYRPITR
- a CDS encoding helix-turn-helix domain-containing protein, with amino-acid sequence MDIHANGVRRHVDSTDRDSVNAAHLTPAQVRVMHGVRSGMLNRQIAEDLGIAEATVKAHMTALMRKLNVRNRTQVAIMAQSLAELQ
- a CDS encoding cupin-like domain-containing protein; this translates as MARPARALDDIAAEAIPFAALIAAGEPAILRGVARDWPIVAAARRSTAEAIGSLKRFEGDRPVTAYTGAPEIGGRFFYDATLTGLNFTAARVKLGDVLDRIAAGSGAAAADAPALYIGSTDLDLYLPGFRAENDLPLGPIAAHAPLASIWIGNRTVAAAHYDISNNIACCVAGRRRFTLFPPDQIANLYPGPLEPTPGGQVVSMVDPAAPDLARYPGYRDALAAAVVAELEPGDALIYPALWWHQVEALCDFNILVNYWWNDAPAHADNPQASLLHALLSLRDRPAAEKAAWHALFDYYVFGAGERAGAHLPDQARGALAAPLDPAAARRLRAQILNRLNR
- a CDS encoding SapC family protein, which translates into the protein MTNKVLLNNIDHHDLRLRPGYHAGFGDAVNQMLVFPTEFEEAQRDFPILFRRNDAGGVQAVVLLGLDRDENLFLGPTGWTTRYVPALQRRGPFSIVMTPAADDPDRREPMIHVDLDDRRIGRDEGVPLFLPQGGNAPALERVSATLRTIYVGMEMAQPLYAAWDAHGLLEPVELDVALDEERHYAVPGVHAVVEHRLAALPGAALEALNRAGFLRPAMLASASLGNVHRLIDLKRRRDGA